In the Diospyros lotus cultivar Yz01 chromosome 13, ASM1463336v1, whole genome shotgun sequence genome, TAAATATctggttaaaaaataattgttttatatAGGAGTGCCATGGACGGAGGAAGAGCACAGGCGGTTCTTGATAGGTTTGCAGAAGGTAGGCAAAGGAGACTGGAGAGGAATTTCTAGAAACTTTGTGAAGACACGCACTCCTACTCAGGTCGCTAGCCACGCTCAGAAGTACTTTCTCCGGCTGAACAACCACAACCGGCGCCGGCGCCGATCAAGCCTCTTTGATATCACCACGGATCCGGTCTGTTACCAATTTCCATCGAACCTGATTTTTTCTTTGTGCTCaatggaaaataatatatatctatatatgtccttaattagttaaattttcatttatttcttccttttttaatCGACAGTATATGGATTCAGCGACGGGGGAAAATCGGATTCAACCGCGTAATCTCGCTTCAATACCTATTAATCCCATCCCTCCGTCGTCAAAAATGGCAGGTCTCAATCAGAATCAGACGCCAAACGCTTACCTGTTACCTCTGTCCCTGAAGCTCTCGATATCGCCGCCTCCGCCTctgcctccgcctccgcctccgccgGAGTATCACTCACCGGCGGCGAGACGACCTTCTTCTTTCCAGGCCATGCCCGACAGCTTGAACAGCAGCAGCGGAGATAGCGTCATCAGCGTTGCTTGAAGAACGTATAATAGTTAATTCCCCGTGCAAGTGAAAaggttaaaaattttaattccaagTTGGGATTAGTTAGGTTGGAGTAGACATTAAGATTAGGTTCTTTATTGGGCGATCGCCGGTTTGTacagagaacgagagagaggtggagagagagagaattaaagaGAGGGTTATGAAAAGATTCGCTGTCATTCTCAGTGGTTGGAGGATTCTTGTTTGAATATGTCTCTGGGTTGCGTTGTGTGTCAAGAGTGATTATAGTGGCACCAGCCCGCTCTGCCACTGGTTCTTTCTGTCAAGGACTTCTATTTAaagatatacatacatatatatatatatatgcgcgcgcgcgcgcgcgtggGGGTGTGTGTGTCAATATTATGTTTTCGTGATTCCTGTTCTCTCGATCTGTTTCCATTGTGTGTGGATTAATTTGGTTGGTCCCATCTAATCATTTATCacgatatatttaaattttaacattttaattattccattaaattttatatgttatttaaCATGTTATTCATATGTATATCTaaatttttacatataattaatttaattaccattaatttttatataatgatTTAAGATTAAATTTCAATGGCCATCAACAACATcatcacaattatttttttttcatttttaaattctaGTTAACTGTATATGAGCCTAAATCTTATCGGTCACAATGCATTAGGCATAGAGCTTTAACTCCCATTCCAACCTAATTTTAGGGCTCCGATAAGTCTTTTTAGCATTTTGGGATTATCGCTTTATACTATTTTTCATcgtttatatttttaatttttatagagGAGATAAATCGTAAGTGAAGATTTTATCTTATtacacaaaacaagaaatcaaacttataatttatttgtgcaaatctcaatttatcatAATTCAATCAATTAATACGTCTTCCCATTCTTTTTAGCACTTTGCTAGAAGACTGACATGAATGCAAGGCTCGGAGATTTGCTAATGTTAGGCAAGACTCGGAAATTTGCTAATGTTAGGCAAGCTGTCACCTGTCATTTACAAGAAAAAAGTTTGGATGGCTGGCTGAGAACCCATGCggtaccaatttttttttttaacatgttattttctaattttagaaattagttGTGGCATTATCTTAATGTTAAACTATTTTTTGTGGATATCTTAATATTAAACTTTAGTGAATATtatatttcaataattaaatatatgttattgaat is a window encoding:
- the LOC127788007 gene encoding transcription factor MYBS3, which codes for MSRMCSQCGNNGHNSRTCSDASGGASGGAGASGSNTGIMLFGVRLTEGPFRKSASMNNLVQYEQQPQDSNPDAAAADYDSDDVVHASARSGERKRGVPWTEEEHRRFLIGLQKVGKGDWRGISRNFVKTRTPTQVASHAQKYFLRLNNHNRRRRRSSLFDITTDPYMDSATGENRIQPRNLASIPINPIPPSSKMAGLNQNQTPNAYLLPLSLKLSISPPPPLPPPPPPPEYHSPAARRPSSFQAMPDSLNSSSGDSVISVA